One Brienomyrus brachyistius isolate T26 chromosome 24, BBRACH_0.4, whole genome shotgun sequence DNA segment encodes these proteins:
- the LOC125719923 gene encoding heterogeneous nuclear ribonucleoprotein A/B-like → MSDTEQQFMETSENGNEGDDLNGAEAAEQPDYQEEAAVEDEEEEEEEEGDSQHDAEDGGRINASKGEEDAGKMFVGGLSWDTSKKDLKDYFSKFGEVTDCTIKMDPNSGRSRGFGFILFKDATSVEKVLEQKEHRLDGRQIDPKKAMAMKKEPVKKIFVGGLNPETTEEKIREYFGTFGEIETIELPVDPKTNKRRGFVFITFKEEESVKKVLEKKYHNVSGSKCEIKIAQPKEVYQQQQFGGRGYGRGRGRGQGQNWNQGYNSYWNQGYGGQGYGYGGQQGYGGYGTYGNYDYSSGYYGYGGGYDYNQGNTSYGKSPRRGGHQGSYKPY, encoded by the exons ATGTCCGACACTGAGCAGCAGTTCATGGAGACCTCGGAAAACGGCAACGAGGGCGACGACCTGAACGGGGCCGAGGCTGCCGAGCAGCCGGACTATCAGGAGGAAGCGGCggtggaggatgaggaggaggaggaggaggaggaaggcgaCTCGCAGCATGATGCCGAGGACGGCGGGCGGATCAACGCCAGCAAGGGCGAGGAGGATGCGGG CAAAATGTTTGTTGGCGGACTTAGTTGGGACACGAGCAAGAAAGACCTCAAAGATTATTTCTCCAAGTTCGGGGAGGTGACTGACTGCACAATCAAGATGGACCCTAACTCAGGACGGTCGCGAGGATTCGGTTTCATCCTGTTCAAAGACGCCACAAGTGTGGAAAAG GTGCTTGAGCAGAAAGAGCACAGACTAGATGGGCGACAGATTGACCCAAAGAAAGCGATGGCGATGAAAAAGGAGccagttaaaaaaatatttgttgGTGGTCTCAATCCAGAGACGACGGAGGAGAAGATCCGGGAATACTTCGGGACCTTCGGAGAG ATTGAAACCATAGAGCTTCCAGTGGATCCAAAGACGAACAAAAGGAGGGGATTCGTCTTCATCACGTTCAAGGAAGAGGAGTCTGTGAAGAAAGTGCTGGAAAAGAAATATCACAACGTTAGCGGAAGCAAG TGTGAGATTAAAATCGCTCAGCCCAAGGAGGTGTACCAGCAGCAGCAGTTCGGCGGCCGTGGCTACGGACGTGGCAGGGGGCGAG gtcAGGGCCAGAACTGGAACCAGGGCTACAACAGCTACTGGAATCAAGGTTATGGCGGTCAGGGGTACGGGTATGGTGGCCAGCAGGGATATGGGGGATACGGCACTTACGGCAACTACGACTACTCATCTGGTTACTACGGCTACGGAGGGGGATATGATTATA ACCAGGGCAATACAAGCTACGGAAAATCTCCGAGGCGTGGAGGCCACCAGGGTAGCTACAAGCCGTACTGA